In the genome of Mucilaginibacter sp. 14171R-50, the window ACAATGCCAGGCAGTTTCATGCCCACGCGCAGGTCGTTAATGGCATTAACACCTTCCGTAAAACTAAATGCTTCAAACTGTTCACGCGGGTCGCGGCCGGGTTTGGCCAGCTCGGCAATAATGTCATTTAGCGTAGGCAATCCAACCGTATCTGAAATATACTTTTGCAATGGGATGGATTTACGCAAGTTATTGTCGCGCATCAGGTCCTGTACGGTACATTTCAGGTCCTTGGCCATTTGTTCTACCAGGGCATAACGCTCGGGGTGCACCGAGCTGCTGTCCAGGGGATTTTCTGCTTCGCGGATACGTAAAAAACCTGCCGCTTGTTCGTAGGCTTTATCGCCCAGCCGGGCAACTTTTTTTAACTGGTCGCGGCGTTTAAAAGCGCCGTTTTGGTTGCGGTACTCTACAATATTTTGCGCCAGTTGCGGGCCAAGGCCCGATACATACGCCAATATTTGTTTTGATGCGGTATTAAGTTCCACACCCACAGCGTTCACACAGCTGATAACCGTGTCGTCAAGCGATGTTTGTAATTTATTCTGGTCTACATCGTGCTGATACTGACCTACACCGATGGATTTCGGGTCTATCTTGACCAATTCGGCCAACGGGTCCATCAACCGGCGGCCGATCGACACCGCCCCGCGTACCGTAATGTCCTTATCCGGGAACTCCTCGCGGGCAACATCAGATGCCGAATAGATGGAAGCCCCGCTTTCGTTTACCATAACAACGGTTGCTCCCGGCAGGTTAAGGTTGCGTATAAACAGTTCTGTTTCGCGGCCGGCGGTGCCGTTGCCTATAGCGATGGCTTCAATGTTGTATCGCTCAAATAAGTGCTGAACGGTTTTCCCGGCTTCTTTGGCCTGCCCTGCACCGGTATGGGGGTAAATGGCAGTGTTTTCTAATAGTTTTCCCTGTTCGTCCAGGCAAACTACCTTACAACCCGTACGGAAACCCGGGTCGATGGCCATTATCCTTTTCTGACCAAGCGGAGCGCCCAGCAATAACTGTCGCGCATTTTCTGCAAATACCCGTATCGCTTCTTCGTCGGCTTTCTTTTTGGTAAGCAGGCGTATCTCAGTTTCCATCGATGGTTTAAGCAAGCGCTTGTACCCGTCGGCAATAGCCAGGCTAACTTGCGAGGCTGCTGCATTACGCGAGGTGATAAACTCACGTTCCAGCAAAGCGATCGCGTCCTCTTCGGCCGGTTTAATATCCAGGTAAAGTATTTCTTCCTTTTCGCCGCGGCGCATGGCCAGTATGCGGTGCGAAGGGGCTGTTTTAACGGGCTCTGTCCAATCAAAATAATCTTTGTATTTAATGCCCTCTTCCTCTTTGCCCGGTGCCACTTTCGACTCAAAAACGCCCTTTTCGGTAAATAAGTGGCGCATCTTAGCCCTTGTTTCGGCATGTTCGCTAATGTGCTCGGCAATAATATCACGCGCGCCGGCAAGTGCTTCCTCAATATTGTTTACGCCTTTTTCCGGATCGATAAATTTGCCCGCTTCCAGTTCAACATCAAAATTCTTTTGAGCCAAAACAGCATCGGCCAGCTGCTGCAGGCCTTTTTCGCGGGCGGCCGTTGCGCGGGTTTTGCGTTTTGGGCGATAGGGTAAATAAATATCCTCCAGCAGCATCATGGTTTCGGCAGCGTTTATTTGCTTTTCCAGTTCGGGTGTAAGCCTGCCCATATCGGTCAGCGATTTAAGGATAGCGTCCCGCCGTTTATCCAGATCGCGCAGTTGCTGCAGGCGGTCGCGGATGGCGGCCACCTGTACCTCGTCAAGACTGCCTGTAGCTTCTTTACGGTAACGGGATATGAAAGGTACGGTTGCGCCCTCATCAAGCAGGTCAATGGTTGCACTTACCTGTTTGCTGCCTATAGAAAGTTCCCCGGCTATTTTAATATTGTAATTGAATTCCACAGATTATAATTGATTATACCGATTAATCCCGATAGCTATCGGGATGATTTAGTCCGATACGGGAATGCGAAGTTGGTACTCTTTACGCAA includes:
- a CDS encoding Tex family protein, with the translated sequence MEFNYNIKIAGELSIGSKQVSATIDLLDEGATVPFISRYRKEATGSLDEVQVAAIRDRLQQLRDLDKRRDAILKSLTDMGRLTPELEKQINAAETMMLLEDIYLPYRPKRKTRATAAREKGLQQLADAVLAQKNFDVELEAGKFIDPEKGVNNIEEALAGARDIIAEHISEHAETRAKMRHLFTEKGVFESKVAPGKEEEGIKYKDYFDWTEPVKTAPSHRILAMRRGEKEEILYLDIKPAEEDAIALLEREFITSRNAAASQVSLAIADGYKRLLKPSMETEIRLLTKKKADEEAIRVFAENARQLLLGAPLGQKRIMAIDPGFRTGCKVVCLDEQGKLLENTAIYPHTGAGQAKEAGKTVQHLFERYNIEAIAIGNGTAGRETELFIRNLNLPGATVVMVNESGASIYSASDVAREEFPDKDITVRGAVSIGRRLMDPLAELVKIDPKSIGVGQYQHDVDQNKLQTSLDDTVISCVNAVGVELNTASKQILAYVSGLGPQLAQNIVEYRNQNGAFKRRDQLKKVARLGDKAYEQAAGFLRIREAENPLDSSSVHPERYALVEQMAKDLKCTVQDLMRDNNLRKSIPLQKYISDTVGLPTLNDIIAELAKPGRDPREQFEAFSFTEGVNAINDLRVGMKLPGIVTNITNFGAFVDIGVHQDGLVHLSQITNRFIKDPNEVLKVHQKVEVTVTEVDVNRKRISLSMKEGEKREHSGTKPRDQKPVQKTFTKKAQPEPEMDMTSKLAALKNKFK